Below is a genomic region from Pleuronectes platessa chromosome 2, fPlePla1.1, whole genome shotgun sequence.
GGACATTGTAGTGGAATGCTAAAACATGGGGAAATGATCCTGTCGTAAAGGAGACTCAGTTTTTATCCTCCCTCATCTCTTGCCTTTAAGTTTCTTTGTTCCTGCaagttaataataaaaacttcTAATAAACaggttctgtttgatttaatgagacaaaataaagtttgtctgtttgatATGAACGACAGACGGAGAGAATTGAGTCGGGCAGCAGCTCCTCCCGGTTCAGTCTGAGGGATTCTGGATGACGATCAAGAAATAATCCTTATCTGTGAAAGGAGGCAGAACAAACCAGATCACAGGTCAGAACAAAGAGTCCAGAAACGTTTCAAACACGTGACGACACCGGGGCAGGTCAGAGAGAACCGGTCCTGGTACCAGCTCCTCATTGGTCAGCACTGAAATTTTGATAATCTTCCGAATCAACTGTACATGAGACTCGCTcagcatggatggatggaaggatggatggatggatacctGGAGCGATCATGATCTCGTTCTTCTTTGAGCGGATCCGCAGGAAGGTGAGGTCGTTCTGGGGGTCGATGTCCCTGACGGTGCTCCTGGCCTTCATCACCAGCTGGTGGATGAGTCCGGCGTACTGCACCGTGCTGGAGTTGTCCAGCGTCGTCTTCACAGGGATTCCTGACGTGAGGCAGAGGAATCATTCTTTTAAAGGATTTACATgtaacagtttgttttggtcCTTGTCATCAATTCAAAATCCTATTTATGTGAAGAGCTTTGTGAATATATTTACTGAGAACATTAGACGAATGCCTCTGTGGTTTTTTACATGCTTTGCCtcatatgttgtgttgttaCTTATTGTTATCCATTGTCTGTATGTATTGTTTATATGTGTTGACTATAACAAGTCTTTGTATTTTATGTATAAGTCGCCACAGATGAAAATTGGCCTGTTGAGCTAAATCTGTCTCATTTCCAGTCACTTTGCTGTTGATCGATGATCATTGTCCCCGTCGACCTCTGAGGAGAATCAGCTGAtcaatgttgtgtgtctctgtgtgtaagtgactgtgttgtgtgtctctgcgtgtacgtgactgtgttgtgtgtcggGGGTTTACCCTCCGAGTTGACGATGATGATTCCCTGAACTCCTTTCTGACCCTGGATCCTCTTCAGAGTCTCTTCAACTTCAgcctgagacagagacacagggagcgtCAGTTCGTTCTGCTGCTGAGACCCAGTGTGTGTccgcaacacaacacacacacaatacaacacgacacacacaatacaacacgacacacacaatacaacacgacacacacaatacaacacgacacacacaatacaacacaactaaacacacacaatacaacacgacacacacaatacgacagaacacaacacacacaacaagacaCAACAAGACACAATACAACGCAGCACAACAAATcacatcaaattaaaacaaaatacaatacaacttacacaacacacataataGAACACAACACGACCCCATACATTACAATACAGCACACCACAATACAACACGGCATACACAATACAACACGGCatacacaatacaacacaacacaacacaatacaacacgccactgcaacacacacaatacaacacacacgacaatacaatacaacacagcacaacaaaTCTCATTACAATacaacaaaatacaatacaacttacacaacacacacaatagaACACAACACGACCCAATGCATTACAATACAACACGGCATACACAATAGAACACAACACgacacaatacaatacaatactacacacaaaatacaacaaGTCACCACAtagtacaacacacacagtacaaCACAAGTGCAGCGGCTGTCAGAGAACGGACACACGCTGTTATTATCCATGACAACGCCCGGCTAACCCGGTGCTAGCTCCGGTTAGCATCTCCCAGAACTCCCTGTTGTGAAGCAGCTGTGACTGGAACGAGAACGTGTTTACATGAAAAACGTGAATCTGAGTTTGTTCCTCACCATTTTAAAGAGGTCGAGAGGACGACACCGCGTCACAAACTGGTCCCGCTACACacaagctaaatgctaacagcTAACCGCTAACTGTCCTGTGTTGTTGATGGGAGAAGACGAGTGACGTCACGTCCGGGTCAGCCGCCTCACCGCTGCGTTCAGAGCTcagagatatatttatatatagtataaaaaatatatactatatatgtatatatagtataaaaagatatactataaataaatatactatatataaatatatatataaaatatctttttttaatgcatatatttttttaatggtgGATTTCTGGAACTGGTAAATAATAACCAGTTCCACAAtccacaatatatatatatacatacaattaTAGTAATTGATAATTCATATACAATACAGATAGAcaggcagatagatagataaatagtaATATAGATTCCTGTGTTACAGCAGTAAGATATCACATGACCATTACAAAATAtatgcattaaaataaaaaaatattatatataaatatatatatacatacaattaTAGTAATTGATAATTCATATAGATTGATTAGCAATCTAAATTGACAGAGCCttgatggatagatagacagacagacagacagacagatagagagatagagagatagagagatagagagacagatagatagatagatagatagatagatagatagatagacagacagacagacagacagatagatagatagatagacagacagacagacagacagacagacagatagacagacagacagacagatagatagacagacagatagatagatagatagatagatagatagatagatagacagacagatagacagacagacagatagatagatagatagatagacagacagacagacagacagatagatagatagatagatagatagatagacagacagatagatagacagacagatagatagatagatagatagatagatagatagatagatagatagacagacagatagacagacagatagatagatagatagatagatagacagacagacagacagacagacagacagacagatagatagatagatagacagacagacagatagagagacagatagacagacagatagatagacagacagacagatagatagacagacagatagatagagagacagatagacagacagacagacagacagacagacagacagacagatagatagagagatagagagacagatagacagacagacagatagatagatagatagatagacagacagacagacagacagacagacagacagacagacagatagatagatagatagatagacagacagatagacagacagacagacagatagatagagagatagagagacagatagacagacagacagatagatagatagatagatagacagacagacagacagacagacagacagacagacagacagatagatagatagatagatagacagacagacagacagacagacagacagacagatagatagacagacagattgacagacagacagatagacagacagatagacagacagacagacagatagatagatagatagataaatagataaatagtaAGATAGATtcctgtgttacagcagcaacacaacacatttttgAATAATACTTTCAGATGAATGTATTGAAGTTGATGTTAAAAAGCTTAAGtgtaaaaattaaaataataaagttaaaaaaattacacagCGGTAAACTAGTCGTtagacttttatttttgaaacccCAACAGGAAGTGGCTGGTTGAGTGTAGGGACGTCCCGGAGCTTCCCGAGCTCAGACCCCGAGGAGCggcggagaaggaggaagaggaggaatggACGAAGATCCCGGTGAGTCTCTTTAAACCCTGTTTGTGTCACCGGGCAGCCGGAAGTACGAGGAACCATGTTCCCACGGGGTCCGGGGACTGATCGAGCGGTTGCACAGTATCGCGGTTCACACCGACGTATCGGCTGTAAAGTTGGgaggagtccccccccccccctcgctgtgGATCGTCAGTGTCAGTGGagaaagttgtttttgttttcctccgtGTTTCGACTCATCGATCTGAACCCGCTGAAGCTTCTCTGGAAACTTCAGTGTTCAGTGTGGGTCCACTCAGTGTTCTGTGTGTAGTCAAATCACAACACGCTTATCAACACGCTTTACATACCAGGGTAGggaccttaaagggatagttcaccgggGGAGTCTTAGGGGTTGAAGTCACTTCAGATGTAATGAAacaacagaacccccccccccccccccccccacccccatcctccactctgctcctgtggtgtcgcCCAAGTGTCCTTAAGTAAAGTGAGAATGTTATGGTGGCTCCGGACGATGGAACTCGACATTGAGTCTGAAGACTTCGTACAAATGAGCTCGTTCCGAGTCGATTATGAAAGTCGGTACTTCTGACAGCACCGGAGCAGGATGGAGGCACGGAATGTTCTTCTGTGGTTTTTAAAAATTGACGAATCCGTCACCATTCACTTAAGTTCTGTGGGATTCCCCTGAGACTCCTGAAGTGCCTTGTGGACTCGAACCCTTCACCCCCACCCCATCGTATcggtgagtggataatgaggGAATATAAGGTTTTCTGTGAACTATGCCTTTAAAAGGTCTGGTGAACAGATAGCATATATTATTGGTCCAGGGCTCGTTTGCGCCCCCTAGCAGCTGTAATGAGCAAACGGTCGATGTGTGAGATTGAGCTCAACAGTTTGGTTCCAGAAGTAAAAATCACTTTTATCCTCAGAGAACAGATTTTGATGATCAGCCCAATATTTTAACCATCTGAGGAAGAGACTAtgattggttgttgttgttgttgctctgaATCAAAGTGTTTTGGTCTCGATTCCTCTCGGAGCTCCTCGACCTGCTTCCTTGTTCTATAATTCTCAAGATTTCACTCATTAATAAAAACGTTTGCTCTCTATGGGACGAACTCGGTTAAATAAGGGCTAACGCGTGAACAACTCTGTTATAAAAAAAGCAGAGATGTGcatattttacaaacaaaaacattttcttaattctacatatttgtgttttctttttatttatagttactTATACTAAAGTTTCTgttgaaactgtaaaatatcaagcttcacttacatttctttgtcagaaTGGTTTATAACGATAACTATTTAGTTATGATCTTGTATTTGTCAGTATTGGAAACGTTTTGTTCCCTGATCTCAGCTCAGCCTGTGTTGAAGTGCTGCTCAGAGAGAGAAGTGGTCTCAGGAGTCTTCTGGATTCATTGTCCAGTCAAAGCTTCAGTATCAGACCAGCTTTGttctcacactccctctctctatatTTACTCCTCTCACTTAAtgagcctccctctctccctctctccctcgtccttttctctctctccctccatctcagcCCAGATCTTTTTGGGGAAACACCTTCTCTGATATTTTTATCCCTCGCCCAGAGGTATTGTCTGCAGCTTGACACGAGCTGTATATATATCTGCCCGGCGTCAGGAGAGAACATGGCTCATGAAAAACACCCAGAGGAGTCGGccgtttgttggttggttaacaaagtgtttgtgttaaatCGTGACGCAAGTCAAACGGCGGCTCGGTGCCTCGGAAGTGTCTCAATCAAGACActattgtgtatatttgtgttacGGTGCTGATAAAAAACATGATGCTCTTCTGAGTTGAGTGAGAACAAGTTCGTTGCAGTTTGGAAAGTCGGAGCTCGGCTAAGTTTAATGTT
It encodes:
- the dynlrb1 gene encoding dynein light chain roadblock-type 1; translation: HTGSQQQNELTLPVSLSQAEVEETLKRIQGQKGVQGIIIVNSEGIPVKTTLDNSSTVQYAGLIHQLVMKARSTVRDIDPQNDLTFLRIRSKKNEIMIAPGIHPSILPSIHAERVSYKDYFLIVIQNPSD